One part of the Bacillus sp. FJAT-27916 genome encodes these proteins:
- a CDS encoding class I SAM-dependent methyltransferase, whose translation MSQTKANLPLLISAFARAYHSKYDTPVIFNDSLAGKLITDEEYEAISEQMVQGIRYFNPEIAAKYNGQPDELLKYITQVQLAPTTLSRSAYCEKVLKHECMLGASQYVILGAGFDTFSIREREAQPIDIFEVDRPAVQELKRDRLDKANLPVPSHLHFIAMDFENEFSPEGLIQEGFKKVKTFFSLLGVSYYLTEDALKELLIELFSLVPEGSSIVFDYADANTWDGHGVANRVEKFVQLAQASGEPIKSCYTYRTIERLVEEAGLLVYEHLTPEMIDEQFFGERDDYLSAFETIHFIHAVKK comes from the coding sequence ATGAGCCAAACGAAAGCAAATTTACCCTTGTTGATTTCCGCCTTTGCCCGTGCTTACCACAGTAAGTATGATACGCCAGTTATCTTTAATGATAGCTTGGCCGGGAAACTTATAACGGATGAGGAATATGAGGCAATAAGCGAGCAAATGGTGCAGGGCATCCGCTATTTTAACCCTGAGATTGCTGCTAAATATAATGGACAGCCGGATGAATTGCTGAAGTATATTACACAGGTTCAGCTGGCTCCAACGACCCTGTCTCGTTCAGCTTATTGTGAGAAGGTATTAAAGCATGAGTGTATGCTCGGGGCCTCTCAATATGTCATTCTTGGGGCAGGCTTTGATACATTCAGCATTCGTGAAAGGGAAGCGCAGCCCATTGATATCTTTGAGGTTGATCGGCCGGCAGTTCAGGAGCTGAAAAGGGACAGGCTGGATAAGGCGAATTTGCCAGTTCCGTCTCATCTTCATTTTATCGCGATGGATTTTGAAAATGAATTCTCCCCTGAGGGTCTTATTCAAGAGGGCTTTAAAAAGGTGAAGACCTTCTTCAGCCTGTTAGGTGTCTCTTATTATTTAACTGAAGATGCCTTAAAAGAGCTGCTCATTGAACTGTTTTCACTCGTACCTGAGGGAAGCTCAATTGTGTTTGATTATGCTGATGCGAATACATGGGATGGACATGGCGTTGCAAATCGTGTAGAGAAATTCGTGCAGCTGGCACAAGCGAGCGGTGAGCCAATTAAATCCTGCTATACGTATAGAACAATCGAGAGGCTAGTAGAAGAGGCAGGTCTGCTTGTTTATGAGCACTTGACTCCGGAGATGATTGACGAGCAGTTCTTCGGTGAGCGGGATGATTATTTATCCGCGTTTGAAACGATTCATTTCATTCATGCGGTCAAGAAATAG